A genome region from Purpureocillium takamizusanense chromosome 8, complete sequence includes the following:
- a CDS encoding uncharacterized protein (EggNog:ENOG503P904), with protein MDMALEVERTPQQKQQQSRDHLEQWARQRTSRGPGGAAAAVELLPEALRGAGNAPMGGGAANPTARRPRCVDDDGDRPRPQQQQQPASPKAGRDATETSKTQAETMQNRISTYSPVIPRRHSSAPPPARLHDETHHGRPRRPLPGRPTAAATGTTAISKPSRSMGTPSPPLPRRAASSAPSFMPIAALLNPHTGGVKRRRSRLDVDGPNTAGLSSKKRRLRRDLVTSRLSRPYSEPASHVHCRYGSMRRVATTAVANRALVGGGLQQQQQTGGGGGAATTQAKKGGGGNADAPMASLPSTSTFLRYSIMNRMRKRLGLRGSGVLRVGKAEAAQGGMGGLAQSSWHPDKTRPSSGPKLTAQGPSSVGAASPPGPAPLRRAVTKRAELPHPGHSSRAPTKLRMLLPQPQSPPPSGSPQRQLPPLKMFPRDKDAEPFPRSATEPRRSPLPPLSPRKQHVAEEAAGGADSFGFLHSDEGATDDGLAEEPDDVYCDFGILFGRTAEGLSPEGADRLAERGLDPNDDLAWLLT; from the coding sequence ATGGACATGGCCCTCGAAGTCGAACGGACGCcccagcagaagcagcagcagtcgagAGACCATCTTGAGCAATGGGCGCGGCAAAGGACCTCGAGAGGCccgggaggggcggcggcggcggttgagcTGCTGCCGGAGGCATTACGTGGAGCTGGAAACGCTCCCATgggaggcggtgcggcgaacccgacggcgcggaggccGAGAtgcgtggacgacgacggggatCGCCCGAggcctcagcagcagcagcaaccggCATCGCCTAAAGCAGGCCGTGACGCTACGGAGACCTCAAAGACGCAAGCCGAGACGATGCAGAACAGGATATCCACATACAGTCCTGTTATTCCTAGGAGACactcgtccgcgccgccaccagctcGCCTCCATGATGAGacgcatcatggccggccacgacgccccctccctggccggccgaccgCAGCCGCTACCGGGACCACGGCGATATCGAAACCCTCGCGCTCCATGGGCacgccctccccgccgcttccgaggcgagcggcgtcgtcggccccgtCCTTCATGCCCATCGCGGCACTGCTGAACCCCCacacgggcggcgtcaagcggcggcgcagccggctcgacgtcgacgggccCAACACGGCGGGCCTGAGCTCCAAGaagcgccgcctgcgccgcgatCTCGTGACGAGCAGGCTGTCGCGGCCGTACTCGGAGCCGGCGTCGCACGTGCACTGCCGCTACGGGTCGATGCGCCGggtcgcgacgacggccgtcgccaacagGGCTCTGGTGGGAggcgggctgcagcagcagcagcagactggcggcggcgggggcgcggcgacgacgcaggcgaAAAAGGGCGGTGGAGGGAACGCGGACGCCCCGATGGCGTCTCTtccctcgacgtcgacgtttCTGCGCTACTCCATCATGAATAGGATGAGGAAACGGCTCGGGCTCAGGGGCTCGGGGGTCCTGAGGGTGGGAAAGGCGGAGGCCGCGCAAGGGGGCATGGGCGGCTTGGCACAGTCGAGCTGGCATCCGGACAagacgaggccctcgtcgggGCCTAAGCTCACGGCGCAAGGCCCTTCTTCGGTCGGAGCAGCgagcccccccggcccggcacCCTTGCGACGAGCCGTGACGAAGCGGGCAGAGCTGCCTCACCCGGGACACTCCTCCCGAGCCCCGACAAAGCTGAGGATGCtgttgccgcagccgcaatcgccgccgccgtcgggatCGCCGCAGCGTCAGCTTCCGCCCCTGAAGATGTTCCCGCGCgacaaggacgccgagccgTTCCCCCGAAGCGCTACGGAGCCTCGGCGCTCACCGTTGCCGCCCCTGTCGCCGAGGAAACAACACGTCGCCGAAGAGGCCGCCGGTGGCGCGGACAGCTTCGGGTTCCTGCACTCGGACGAGGGGGCGACCGATGAtgggctcgccgaggagcccgacGACGTGTACTGCGACTTTGGGATCCTCTTTGGCAGGACGGCTGAGGGCCTGTCCCCCGAGGGAGCGGACCGGCTGGCGGAGAGGGGGCTGGACCCAAACGACGACCTCGCGTGGCTGTTGACGTAG
- a CDS encoding uncharacterized protein (COG:S~EggNog:ENOG503P06H), translating into MASKLSLSSTVKLNSGYELPLLGFGVYQTPKEQATEVCKEALKIGYRHIDSASAYRNQGPSAASIPALGIARSDIFFTTKVPVRQYPLGYDNTHKLVDIALSETGLDYLDLVLIHSPYGGPENRKGAWRALVEAVEAGKVRSIGVSNYGVHHLDELEAYIGELEAQRGGKGKGGVISVGQWEVHPWLARPDIVQWCRARNVAVEAYCPIVRGERLGEPKVVALAQKYGKTPAQVLLRWSLQRGLVPLVKSVTPSRIAENAGLFDFELTDAEVEDLATKDYSPCAWDPTVEPLEK; encoded by the exons ATGGCGTCCAAGCTCAGTCTAAGCTCTACGGTGAAGCTCAACTCCGGGTATGAGCTCCCCTTGCTGGGGTTTGGT GTATACCAAAC ACCCAAGGAGCAGGCAACTGAAGTGTGCAAGGAGGCCTTGAAGATTGGCTACCGTCAC ATCGACTCGGCGTCAGCCTATCGCAACCAGGGGCCCTCAGCCGCCTCCATCCCGGCCTTGGGCATCGCGCGCTCCGACATCTTCTTCACCACAAAGGTGCCGGTGCGCCAGTACCCGCTCGGGTACGACAACACGcacaagctcgtcgacatTGCGCTCTCCGAGACGGGGCTCGACTACCTCGACCTGGTGCTCATCCACTCGCCGTACGGCGGGCCCGAGAACCGCAAGGGCGCGTggcgcgcgctcgtcgaggccgtcgaggccggcaaggtGCGCTCCATCGGCGTGTCCAACTACGGCGTGcaccacctcgacgagctcgaggcctacatcggcgagctcgaggcccagcgcgggggcaagggcaagggcggcgtcaTCTCCGTCGGGCAGTGGGAGGTGCACCCGtggctcgcccgcccggacATCGTGCAGTGGTGCCGGGCCCGcaacgtcgccgtcgaggcctACTGCCCCAtcgtgcgcggcgagcgcctcggcgagcccaaggtcgtcgccctggcccaAAAGTACGGCAAGACGCCGGCgcaggtgctgctgcgctggaGCCTGCAGAGGGGGCTCGTGCCGCTCGTCAAGAGcgtgacgccgtcgcgcatcgccgagaaCGCGGGCCTGTTCGACTTTGAGTTGACTGACGCTgaggtcgaggacctggCGACCAAGGACTACAGCCCGTGTGCGTGGGATCCCACCGTGGAGCCGCTGGAGAAGTGA
- a CDS encoding uncharacterized protein (EggNog:ENOG503P5AX~COG:O) — MMARPGDGGSLFVDDDDLDIIEITNPNSATQIASLLNPLRPVTPAEILSSRRSDRSRDSSRWDEPPPARRSTRWDRPPPPPLPRSQAPTVIDLTNEPDSPVQERRLPPPAPSLPGRNPRRTNSQRPSPPRLSRSDSTFVGPGAVIDLTDDSPREGRRLEPPRPFRARNSHRHGRQHQRGSVADHHDHDHDHDPHLSTIHLQFVDNATPNNLLTTFRSGVRHMVDTLFSAELLRSGYNPTTIDSLSAFTTREPSPKPPMEDVPPTRPGFTRDTCAATEDTEERVVVCPACEEELAYDPTETAAESATTTAGKKRKRVPGEHHFWALKKCGHVYCADCFENRRPTKASQGVGFRNYGTKQGSSTGSDLKCAVPGCETKAANKTEWIGIFL; from the exons ATGATGGCGCGCCCCGGGGACGGAGGGTCATTAtttgtcgacgacgacgacttggaTATAATAGAAATCACCAACCCGAATTCGGCGACTCAGATTGCGAGCCTGCTGAATCCCTTGAGACCCGTCACCCCGGCAGAGATACTGTCGAGCCGGCGGAGCGACCGTTCTCGAGACTCCTCCCGATGGGACGAACCtccgcctgcgcggcgaAGCACCCGGTGGgatcgcccgccgcctccaccgctgCCTCGGTCACAAGCGCCGACGGTCATCGACCTGACCAACGAGCCCGACTCTCCGGTGCAGGAGAGACGACTACCGCCACCCGCGCCCAGTCTGCCCGGCAGGAACCCTAGAAGGACAAACTCCCAGAGGCCTTCGCCACCGCGGCTGTCAAGAAGCGATAGCACCTTTGTCGGCCCTGGCGCCGTCATAGACCTGACGGACGATAGCCCGAGAGAGGGCCGGCGGCTAgagcctcctcgtccattTCGGGCGCGTAATTCGCACCGCCATGGACGTCAACACCAGCGCGGGTCCGTGGccgaccaccacgaccacgaccatGACCATGATCCCCATCTCTCGACGATTCACCTCCAGTTCGTAGACAATGCGACCCCTAACAACTTATTGACGACTTTCCGCAGCGGCGTTCGGCATATGGTTGACACTCTTTTCAGTGCAGAGCTCCTGAGAAGTGGTTACAACCCGACGACAATCGACAGCCTCAGTGCGTTCACTACCAGAGAACCCAGTCCGAAGCCTCCCATGGAAGACGTGCCGCCTACCCGCCCAGGCTTCACGCGCGACACGTGCGCCGCTACAGAAGATACAGAAGAGAGGGTGGTGGTCTGCCCCGCCTGCGAAGAGGAACTAGCCTACGACCCAACGGAAACGGCCGCGGAGAGTGCCACCACGACCGCCGGCAAGAAACGCAAGCGGGTCCCGGGCGAACATCACTTCTGGGCCCTGAAGAAGTGCGGACAT GTTTACTGCGCGGACTGTTTCGAAAACCGAAGGCCGACCAAGGCATCTCAGGGCGTTGGCTTCCGCAACTACGGCACGAAGCAAGGGAGTAGCACCGGTAGTGACCTGAAATGTGCGGTGCCTGGCTGCGAGACCAAGGCGGCAAACAAGACGGAGTGGATAGGCATCTTCCTGTAA
- a CDS encoding uncharacterized protein (EggNog:ENOG503P7D9): protein MPVQRTFTVLQPLGGGHPPDAPPPRPMTSKQVRAAHKAATRMPKMSRAERIRQEKEEQERIRKELDKERASSRARAARQRKRDKEETERQAKRRNGLPLVTVRPSQDTISKFVRGNGTAKKRDAVGEPVLADCGPTVQHGDPSNEAASPVVEETAKNSVEPRTETKEQELDLIPEEDELDLEMLDHLENMTRVPLTTVAETVTARQPTHHEVDLGLRPNTLTKPLQENLEPVRPPDHSMPAKQSSARHPPASPSPTPSPPRQQPPLSTQAILCNYDDFFPSPSQQERELLEDDFINTPTTRHPCQRPDEVTNSAARVEVADLARATSSSTTPAPKRFFSASGSNELYSLALHRNRRDAALDSIRRRERESTTTPETHRHQPPPPPRPSRPPQPGYALRTAHQPLQGNPKPSRAGRPASSASSSQQRHRPLQLSRPLAAAQTIKTIKATKTPPQHDGKENAAPNNSSNNGAYYAHGNDKIIIGTPSAGPPTASQETDYGGGDWVDEIALELTI, encoded by the coding sequence ATGCCGGTGCAGAGGACCTTTACCGTCCTGCAGCCCCTCGGGGGTGGACATCCTCCAGACGCGCCTCCCCCACGACCGATGACATCCAAGCAGGTCCGCGCCGCACACAAAGCGGCCACCCGAATGCCCAAAATGTcccgcgccgagcgcatTCGCCAAGAAAAGGAAGAGCAGGAGCGCATCCGCAAGGAACTCGACAAGGAGCGAGCAAGCTCGcgggcccgcgccgcccgacagCGGAAACGCgacaaggaggagacggagcggCAGGCCAAGAGGCGCAACGGCCTGCCGCTCGTCACCGTCCGGCCCAGCCAGGACACGATTTCCAAATTCGTGAGGGGCAATGGCACTGCTAAGAAGAGggacgccgtgggcgagccTGTGTTAGCCGACTGTGGTCCAACTGTGCAACATGGGGACCCAAGCAACGAAGCCGCCAGCCCCGTCGTGGAAGAAACAGCTAAGAACTCAGTCGAGCCCAGAACAGAGACCAAGGAGCAGGAACTGGACCTGATACCcgaagaggacgagctggacctgGAGATGCTGGATCACCTCGAAAATATGACGCGAGTGCCGCTGACAACTGTCGCCGAGACTGTCACAGCCCGACAACCTACGCACCACGAAGTCGACCTTGGGTTGCGACCAAACACACTGACAAAGCCACTACAAGAGAATCTAGAGCCGGTCCGGCCACCAGACCACAGTATGCCGGCAAAGCAATCGTCGGCAAGGCAcccgccggcatcgccgtctcCAACTCCGTCGCCACCTCGACAGCAACCACCACTCAGCACGCAGGCTATCCTTTGCAACTACGACGATTTCTTCCCCTCTCCATCACAGCAAGAGCGAGAGCTGTTGGAAGACGACTTTATAAACACGCCAACTACCCGCCACCCTTGCCAGCGCCCAGATGAGGTCACCAATAGTGCTGCCCGTGTCGAagtcgccgacctcgcgcgcgcgacatCCTCGTCCACAACGCCCGCGCCAAAacgcttcttctccgcctccggATCCAACGAACTCTACTCACTCGCCCTACACCGCAACCGCCGTGATGCGGCCCTCGACAGCATCCGTCGACGTGAGCGCGAAAGCACTACTACTCCTGAGACGCATCGCCAtcagccaccaccaccacctcgacccTCTCGGCCACCCCAACCAGGCTATGCCCTTCGCACGGCTCATCAACCACTTCAGGGAAATCCCAAGCCCTCAAGGGCTGGTCGGCctgcatcatcagcatcatcatcacagcAACGACACCGACCCCTGCAACTCAGTCGCCctctggcggccgcccaaACGATCAAGACAATCAAGGcgaccaagacgccgccgcagcacgATGGCAAGGAAAACGCGGCACCaaacaacagcagcaacaacggcGCCTATTACGCACATGGCAACGACAAGATTATTATCGGTACCCCGTCGGCAGGTCCCCCCACCGCCTCACAGGAGACGGATTACGGCGGGGGCGACTGGGTCGACGAGATCGCTCTGGAGCTTACGATCTGA
- a CDS encoding uncharacterized protein (COG:S~EggNog:ENOG503Q3SD), which translates to MTAAAAASSSSSNSPQLPHIRDLHSFSDLEQTQVLDLLFEPSPAIHATLVPVIRTAHYQSYPELIDACQIQLLSLAAGSGSEPGPPALLSVLGSHPRLGAKKVDSAQSVAEQANLQGEGEELARLNDEYERRFPGLRYVVFVNGRGRPEIMRDMRTRIDRGDYSKEVAAALQAMCDIAKDRASKLPVQPSRANI; encoded by the exons atgaccgccgccgccgccgccagcagcagcagcagcaacagcccgcAGCTCCCTCACATCCGCGACCTGCACTCCTTCTCAGACCTCGAGCAGACgcaggtcctcgacctcctcttcgagcccagcccagccatccACGCGACGCTCGTCCCCGTCATCCGCACCGCCCACTACCAGTCCTACCCGGAGCTCATCGACGCATGCCAGATCCAGCtgctctccctcgccgccggctccggctccgagCCCGGCCCCCCGGCCCTGCTCTCCGTCCTCGGCTCCCacccgcgcctcggcgccaaAAAGGTCGACTCGGCCCAGTCCGTCGCTGAGCAGGCCAACctccagggcgagggcgaggagctcgcccgcctcaaCGACGAGTACGAGCGCCGCTTCCCCGGCCTGCGCtacgtcgtcttcgtcaacgGCAGGGGCCGGCCCGAGATCATGCGGGACATGAGGACGCGCATCGACCGCGGCGACTATTCCAAGGAGGTTGCCGCGGCGCTTCAG GCCATGTGCGATATTGCCAAGGATAGAGCGTCTAAGTTGCCCGTACAGCCGTCAAGAGCGAATATCTAG
- a CDS encoding RING-type E3 ubiquitin transferase (BUSCO:EOG092642I5~EggNog:ENOG503NV8G~COG:S) produces the protein MLCGISGEAPQEPVVSKKSGVVYEKRLIEQYVNENGTEPSTGEALTAEDLLPIKSSAIVRPRPPTLTSIPALLATFQNEWDTLALETYNLKEQLARTREELATALYQHDAAVRVVARLTRERDEARDALSKVAVTDGATNGDEMAVDSVEALPEDLAERVDETHQSLSKGRKKRPVPQGWVTADEISAFESEASNSLPLSQATSLSLEGDYAALGGLNGEAAIYSVQADTLELQVAVNEPVTDTLWSGVKLFFATSKGSVKAYEAGNEVAALSEHAGPATALSAHPGGQILGSVGTDKAVVLYDTETMKRVSRAYTDASLTTCAFHPDGHLFAAGTVTGDIKLFMTKTLEQAAAFKLGAPVQALAFSENGFWLAATAKGQTTVTVFDLRKEGDAATAKVLEVGGPVQSLAWDYTGQYLATGGASGITIQQYAKSSKKWSEPFRNSVPAVAVRWAASAKKLVAVNGEGVVSVFGAKA, from the exons ATGCTTTGCGGAA TTTCGGGCGAGGCTCCCCAGGAGCCCGTCGTGTCCAAGAAGTCGG GCGTCGTGTACGAGAAGCGTCTCATCGAGCAGTATGTCAACGAGAATGGCACAGAACCCAGCACAGGCGAGGCCCTCACTGCCGAGGACCTGCTACCCATCAAGTCCTCTGCCATAGTccggccgcgccctcccACCCTCACCTCGATCcccgccctgctggccaCGTTCCAGAACGAATGGGATACCCTGGCGCTCGAGACGTACAACCTCAAGGAGCAGctggcgcgcacgcgcgaggagctcgcgaCCGCGCTGTACCagcacgatgccgccgtccgtgtcgTCGCGCGGCTGACTCGGGAgcgggacgaggcgcgcgacgcGTTGAGCAAGGTGGCCGTCACCGACGGCGCGACGAATGGCGACGAGATGGCGGTGGATAGCGTCGAGGCGCTTCCCGAGGATCTGGCTGAGCGCGTGGACGAGACGCATCAAAG TCTGTCAAAGGGTCGCAAGAAGCGCCCGGTGCCCCAGGGTTGGGTCACGGCCGACGAGATTTCCGCATTCGAGAGCGAAGCGTCCAACTCCCTCCCCTTGTCGCAGGCTACGTCACTTAGCCTTGAGGGCGACTACGCTGCCCTGGGCGGCCTTAACGGCGAGGCTGCTATATACTCTGTTCAAGCCGACACTCTGGAGCTGCAGGTGGCTGTTAATGAGCCCGTCACCGACACGCTGTGGTCCGGTGTCAAGCTGTTCTTCGCCACGAGCAAGGGCAGCGTCAAGGCGTACGAGGCCGGTAACGAGGTTGCCGCCTTGTCAGAACATGCCGGCCCTGCGACGGCACTGAGCGCCCACCCTGGCGGCCAGATTCTAGGTTCCGTCGGTACGGACAAGGCTGTCGTCCTTTACGACACGGAGACGATGAAGCGGGTTAGCCGCGCATACACGGACGCTT CTCTGACGACGTGCGCCTTCCACCCTGATGGCCACCTCTTCGCGGCGGGCACCGTGACGGGCGACATCAAGCTATTCATGACCAAGACGCTCGAACAGGCCGCGGCGTTCAAGCTGGGTGCCCCGGTCCAAGCACTGGCTTTCTCCGAGAACGGGTTCTGgctggcggccacggccaagggCCAGACGACAGTAACCGTCTTCGACCTGCGGAAAGAGGGGGACGCGGCTACGGCCAAGGTGctggaggtgggcgggccGGTGCAGTCGCTAGCCTGGGACTATACGGGCCAGTacctggcgacgggcggcgcgtccggCATCACGATCCAGCAATACGCAAAGTCGAGCAAGAAATGGAGCGAACCGTTCCGGAACTCGGTTCCGGCAGTGGCGGTTCGgtgggcggcatcggcgaagaagctcgtggccgtcaacggcgaggGTGTTGTGAGCGTATTTGGCGCCAAGGCATAG
- the DOM34 gene encoding Translation factor pelota (COG:J~EggNog:ENOG503NUSJ~BUSCO:EOG09262NB1), which translates to MKLLARRILPDMEEEQLSLLPEDPEDMWHAYNLIVVGDIVSAHAVRKIAIPNGGTGSSASERVHTDLTLRVKSTFFDPAVSSLRVSGVVVSENEYVPRGSHHTLDLEVSRSFSIVKPNGWDSVAKTTLSQALSDDRNGAMAAVVMQEGLANICLITQFRTVLKTKVESVVPKKRDKVSDQDAGMKRFFDKTLNSLVRALDFSDTRPLLLASPGFTASDFKDYMTKQGRDKSDKVLSAIAKNATVIHTNSGHLHSLNEVLKSPEVLAKMRDMVYAKETQYMDQFFDMLKLDDGRAWYGARAVEKAVADGAVGPGGGVLLVNNSLFRSDDLETRKKYVGLVDKVQLDGGEARILSSDHESGQRLKLMGDIAATLNYPMLDLDDDEEEEEEVQVVRDNGNRHEEDDDMLDSVI; encoded by the exons ATgaagctcctcgcccggcggATCCTGCCggacatggaggaggagcagctctCACTACTCCCAGAGGACCCTGAGGATATG TGGCATGCATACAacctcatcgtcgttggcgacATCGTCAGCGCGCACGCCGTTCGCAAGATCGCCATCCCGAATGGCGGCACCgggtcctcggcctcggagcGCGTCCACACCGACCTGACTCTGCGAGTAAAGTCGACCTTTTTCGACCCGGCCGTATCATCACTCCGCGTCtctggcgtcgtcgtcagcgagaACGAATACGTGCCTCGCGGCTCCCATCACAcactcgacctcgaggtcaGCCGCTCGTTTTCCATTGTCAAGCCCAATGGCTGGGATTCGGTCGCGAAAACAACGCTATCCCAGGCGCTCTCTGATGACAGAAACGGTGCCATGGCCGCTGTCGTCATGCAGGAGGGCTTGGCCAACATCTGCCTCATCACGCAGTTCCGCACCGTATTGAAGACCAAGGTCGAGAGCGTGGTCCCGAAGAAGCGTGACAAGGTTTCGGATCAGGACGCCGGCATGAAGCGCTTCTTCGATAAGACGCTCAACTCGCTCGTCCGTGCCCTCGACTTCTCCGACACccgcccgctgctcctcgctAGCCCTGGATTCACCGCCAGCGACTTCAAGGACTACATGACGAAACAAGGCCGCGACAAGTCAGACAAGGTGCTCAGCGCAATCGCCAAGAATGCGACGGTAATTCACACCAACTCAGGGCATCTGCACAGCCTCAACGAAGTTCTCAAGAGCCCCGAGGTCCTTGCCAAGATGCGAGACATGGTGTATGCCAAGGAGACGCAGTACATGGATCAGTTCTTTGACATGCTCAAGCTCGATGATGGACGGGCGTGGTACGGCGCAAGGGCGGTCGAGAAGGCCGtagccgacggcgccgtcgggcccggcggcggtgtgctCCTCGTCAACAACTCCCTGTTTCGAAGTGACGACTTGGAGACGCGGAAGAAGTACGTCGGACTGGTGGACAAGGTGCAGTTGGACGGAGGTGAGGCGCGGATACTGAGCAGCGATCATGAAAGCGGCCAGAGGTTAAAGCTCATGGGCGACATTGCGGCGACTCTAAATTACCCCATGCTTgatctcgacgacgatgaagaagaggaggaggaggttcAGGTGGTGCGGGATAACGGAAACAGAcatgaggaggacgacgacatgctAGACAGCGTGATTTAA